GTGTATGTACCGGGGAGGGTATCATATATGCAGTTACGAACAGTTACTTGTTCAGCCCTGCAGCCTGTCGGAAGGGCAATCTCCAGAGGAATGTACGGAAGATCCGGCTCACCTTCGGCACCCAGGAACGGATACCCCGGCAGGATGACCTGATCGAAAGAACCCTCGCGAATCAACTGTAGACCGTCGAGATCCGGTTGCACCATAAGCAGGATGCTGCCAGACATACCAACACCAATCAAAATGATCATCAAGAAAATAGAGAACCTCATGCTACAACCTCATCACTAATGGACGTTACCAGAGAAACCAGGTCAAGACAGATAGTTAACTGGATTTATTACCATCAAGAAGAGTACCTCAACTAAACCTTTATTCACTGTCTGAATCAAAAATATTCAGAATAGTCCTGCTCTGTCAAATACTTTTCTATCGATACTATTTAATTTATTGTAAAAGGTTCCAGTGTGCTTGACAATATGGATATTCATGGAGTCAGGAGTCTTGGGCAGGCATTCTCGGATGAAATCTTCAGAGTGTACGCAAATGCGCATCCGGAAATGAAGATATCTGTTAAGAACCTCACTGAAGAATTAAAACCTATAATTCAGCATGTCAGTCCGCAAGTGCTTTTTCAGGTGTAATGAGGTTATCCAATTCAGATTGTACCGTACTCCTGCGAGGCATAAAACTTTCATTCTTCAGAGCAAGTTCCCCCTTTATCTTCAAGGGAATCGAATACCGCAGCTTCAGTATTGCGGATATCCGTGAGATCGCATTGATGAAACTTATGACTATTTCAAATGGAGGGAGCCGCAAGGACTTCATCGATCTCTATATCATTCTTCGCGGAGAAACTACGCTGCGGGAATATTTCCGGCTTCTTCCGGATAGGTATGGTACATCAAGAATTAACACATACAATATTCTCAAGAGCCTGACGTACTTCA
The sequence above is a segment of the Candidatus Aegiribacteria sp. genome. Coding sequences within it:
- a CDS encoding STAS-like domain-containing protein, translating into MLDNMDIHGVRSLGQAFSDEIFRVYANAHPEMKISVKNLTEELKPIIQHVSPQVLFQV